One Thalassospira marina DNA window includes the following coding sequences:
- a CDS encoding ABC transporter substrate-binding protein — translation MKLSKSILAASVGIAALASASLAHAEPTAEVLHWWTSGGEAKAVAALKKDFEEHGGKWQDSPVAGGAGDAAMTVLRSRVLSGDAPSAVQLKGPAIQEWAEQGALANLDDVAKKENWDEVIPKRIQDIMKYEGDYVAVPVNIHRVNWIWSNPELLAKVGAKEGPKTWEEFNALAEKLKAAGITPLAHGGQPWQDATIFETVVLGMGGPEFFQKALVDLDEDALKSDTMKKVFDEMRTIRGYVDPDFPGRDWNLATAMVMNGKAAMQIMGDWAKGEFLAAGKVPGKDFLCSATPADNGNGFLFNTDSFAMFKVDGEDKVEGQKLLAELIVGKKFQKTFNLLKGSIPARTGVSLDDFDECAKKSAADMEADQKTGGFLPSMAHGMALPGHLSGAIVDVVTAHFNSDMSSDEAVSRLTEAVELAKD, via the coding sequence ATGAAACTTAGCAAATCCATTCTCGCTGCTAGTGTTGGCATTGCCGCACTTGCTTCTGCATCGCTGGCACATGCAGAACCGACCGCTGAAGTCCTGCATTGGTGGACTTCGGGTGGCGAAGCAAAAGCTGTTGCAGCCCTGAAAAAGGATTTCGAAGAACACGGCGGCAAATGGCAGGACAGCCCGGTTGCCGGTGGTGCGGGTGATGCCGCTATGACCGTTCTGCGTTCGCGCGTTCTGTCTGGCGATGCACCGAGTGCCGTTCAGCTCAAAGGTCCGGCCATCCAGGAATGGGCCGAACAGGGCGCGCTGGCAAACCTTGATGATGTCGCCAAAAAGGAAAACTGGGACGAAGTCATTCCCAAGCGTATCCAGGACATCATGAAATATGAAGGCGACTATGTCGCTGTTCCGGTGAACATTCACCGTGTCAACTGGATCTGGTCGAACCCGGAACTGCTTGCCAAGGTTGGCGCCAAAGAAGGCCCGAAAACCTGGGAAGAATTCAATGCCCTTGCTGAAAAACTGAAAGCCGCCGGCATTACTCCGCTGGCACATGGCGGTCAGCCGTGGCAGGACGCGACGATTTTTGAAACCGTCGTTCTGGGTATGGGTGGTCCGGAATTCTTCCAGAAAGCCCTGGTTGATCTTGATGAAGACGCCCTGAAATCCGACACCATGAAAAAAGTGTTCGACGAAATGCGCACGATCCGCGGTTACGTCGATCCGGATTTCCCCGGCCGTGACTGGAACCTGGCAACCGCAATGGTCATGAATGGCAAAGCCGCCATGCAGATCATGGGTGACTGGGCAAAGGGCGAATTCCTTGCTGCTGGCAAGGTTCCGGGCAAAGACTTCCTGTGCTCGGCTACTCCTGCTGACAATGGTAACGGTTTCCTGTTCAACACCGACAGCTTTGCCATGTTCAAAGTTGATGGCGAAGACAAAGTCGAAGGCCAGAAGCTGCTCGCCGAACTGATCGTTGGCAAAAAATTCCAGAAGACCTTCAACCTGCTGAAGGGTTCGATCCCGGCCCGTACCGGCGTTTCGCTTGATGATTTCGACGAATGCGCGAAAAAATCGGCTGCCGATATGGAAGCAGACCAGAAAACCGGCGGCTTCCTGCCGTCCATGGCACATGGCATGGCCCTTCCGGGTCACCTGTCGGGCGCCATTGTTGACGTCGTCACGGCACACTTCAACTCGGACATGTCGTCTGACGAAGCTGTCAGCCGCCTGACCGAAGCCGTTGAACTGGCAAAAGACTGA
- a CDS encoding carbohydrate ABC transporter permease, whose protein sequence is MGASSSTESNLMASLQRNLSKIVVAPSFAASLFFVYGFIIWTAWMAFSKSRMMPVYDWAGLRQYERLWQMERWHVAIENLLIFGGLFIVICLVLGCLLAVLLDQRIRAEGVLRTVFLYPMALSFIVTGTVWKWILNPGLGLEKMMHDLGWASFKFDWLVNSDFAIYTVVIAAVWQASGFVMAMFLAALRGVDQDIIRAAYMDGASLPRIYFGIIIPSIRPVFLSAIVVLAHLAVKSFDLVIALTGGGPGYSSDLPATFMYTMAFQRNQLGVSAASAMMMLATVMAIIVPYLYSELRGGKKNG, encoded by the coding sequence ATGGGGGCTTCTTCAAGCACCGAAAGCAACCTGATGGCCAGCCTGCAACGTAATCTTTCCAAGATCGTTGTTGCTCCATCCTTTGCTGCGTCCCTGTTTTTCGTCTACGGCTTCATCATTTGGACCGCCTGGATGGCGTTTTCCAAATCGCGCATGATGCCGGTCTATGACTGGGCCGGGCTGCGGCAATATGAACGCCTGTGGCAAATGGAACGCTGGCATGTTGCCATCGAAAACCTGCTGATTTTCGGCGGTCTTTTTATCGTTATCTGTCTTGTCCTCGGTTGTCTGCTGGCAGTTTTGCTTGACCAGCGCATCCGTGCGGAAGGCGTTCTTCGTACTGTATTCCTTTATCCGATGGCACTGTCATTCATTGTGACAGGGACCGTCTGGAAATGGATTCTCAATCCCGGTCTTGGTCTTGAAAAGATGATGCATGACCTGGGATGGGCCAGCTTCAAATTTGACTGGCTGGTGAATTCGGACTTTGCAATTTATACGGTCGTTATTGCTGCTGTCTGGCAGGCATCAGGCTTTGTCATGGCGATGTTCCTTGCTGCCCTGCGCGGTGTGGACCAGGATATTATCCGGGCCGCCTATATGGATGGCGCCAGCCTTCCGCGCATCTATTTCGGCATCATCATCCCGTCTATCCGGCCTGTCTTCCTCAGCGCGATCGTGGTTCTTGCCCACCTTGCGGTCAAAAGCTTTGACCTTGTCATCGCCCTTACCGGTGGTGGCCCGGGCTATTCATCGGATCTTCCGGCAACCTTCATGTACACCATGGCCTTCCAGCGCAACCAGCTTGGTGTCAGTGCCGCCAGTGCCATGATGATGCTTGCCACCGTGATGGCGATCATTGTGCCGTATCTGTATTCCGAACTGCGCGGAGGCAAGAAAAATGGCTGA
- a CDS encoding carbohydrate ABC transporter permease yields MADLQTYGQDSGLKHTLLRGLLYLVLILFSVYYLFPLFVMVTTSLKSLTEIREGSLISLPRVVTFDAWDYAWNQACVGVECSGIKTFFWNSVKMAIPAVLISTILGALNGYALTKFRFRGANIIFAMLLFGCFVPFQVVLLPMSQTLGRLGIANSTAGLVLVHVVYGLCFTTLFFRNYYVSIPDELVKAATIDGAGFFTIFWRIILPISGPIIVVSVIWQFTQIWNDFLFGASFSSGDSAPMTVALNNIVNTTTGVKQYNVDMASALLTGLPTLLVYILAGKYFVRGLTAGSVKG; encoded by the coding sequence ATGGCTGATCTCCAGACTTATGGCCAGGATTCGGGCCTCAAGCATACCCTGCTGCGCGGTTTGCTGTATCTCGTCCTGATCCTGTTTTCCGTCTATTACCTGTTTCCGCTTTTTGTAATGGTCACAACCTCGCTGAAATCACTGACGGAAATTCGTGAAGGCTCGCTGATCTCCCTGCCCCGCGTCGTAACCTTCGATGCATGGGACTATGCCTGGAACCAGGCCTGTGTCGGCGTTGAATGTTCGGGTATCAAAACCTTCTTCTGGAACTCGGTCAAAATGGCCATTCCGGCGGTTCTGATCTCGACGATCCTGGGTGCGCTCAATGGTTATGCCCTGACCAAATTCCGCTTCCGCGGTGCCAACATCATTTTTGCGATGTTGCTGTTTGGCTGCTTTGTGCCGTTCCAGGTTGTCCTGCTGCCGATGTCACAGACACTTGGCCGCTTGGGCATTGCCAACTCGACCGCCGGTCTTGTGCTTGTGCACGTTGTTTATGGCCTGTGCTTTACCACCCTGTTCTTCCGCAACTATTACGTTTCCATTCCGGATGAACTGGTCAAGGCAGCTACCATCGACGGCGCGGGTTTCTTTACAATTTTCTGGCGGATCATTCTGCCGATCTCAGGACCGATCATTGTTGTTTCCGTCATCTGGCAGTTTACCCAGATCTGGAACGACTTCCTGTTCGGCGCTTCCTTTAGCTCCGGTGACAGCGCACCCATGACTGTCGCCCTCAACAATATCGTCAACACCACGACCGGCGTTAAACAGTACAACGTCGACATGGCTTCTGCCTTGCTTACCGGGCTTCCGACCCTGCTGGTTTACATCCTTGCAGGCAAGTATTTCGTCCGTGGCCTGACAGCCGGTTCGGTGAAGGGATAA
- a CDS encoding ABC transporter ATP-binding protein, giving the protein MASLTLDKVRKTFGSVEVLKEINLAIEDGEFLVLVGPSGCGKSTLLNLIAGLETSSDGEIRIGDRVINNVHPKDRNIAMVFQSYALYPNMTVRKNITFGLEIRGVSSAERDKAVDDVARLLQIENLLDRKPSQLSGGQRQRVAMGRALVRNPDIFLFDEPLSNLDAKLRVDMRTEIKKLHHRLGATIVYVTHDQIEAMTLASRIAVMKGGILQQFDTPQRIYENPNNMFVAGFIGSPSMNFINAHLIEENGRIAVTFDNGGQNVVLPLQDDCPESYRAWIGKDVVFGIRPEALTHKRTGSDQPGSQYVNFDAKVEVIEPTGADTMTVINLGGKEIVARVRPDRATNPGEMMTFSADMNQISLFDPTTEVRI; this is encoded by the coding sequence ATGGCATCACTTACCCTTGATAAAGTCCGCAAGACTTTCGGGTCCGTCGAGGTTCTCAAAGAGATCAATCTGGCGATTGAAGACGGCGAGTTTCTCGTTCTTGTCGGTCCGTCGGGCTGTGGCAAATCCACGCTTCTGAACCTGATTGCAGGCCTTGAAACCTCGTCAGACGGTGAAATTCGCATTGGCGATCGCGTTATCAATAACGTGCATCCCAAGGACCGCAACATCGCCATGGTGTTCCAGTCCTATGCGCTTTATCCGAATATGACTGTGCGTAAAAACATCACCTTTGGTCTTGAAATTCGCGGCGTTTCGTCTGCCGAACGCGACAAGGCCGTTGATGATGTTGCCCGCCTGTTGCAAATCGAAAACCTGCTGGACCGTAAACCGTCCCAGCTTTCGGGTGGTCAGCGCCAGCGTGTTGCCATGGGCCGTGCCCTTGTGCGTAACCCTGACATCTTCCTGTTTGACGAACCGCTGTCAAACCTGGATGCCAAGCTGCGCGTTGATATGCGTACCGAAATCAAAAAGCTGCATCATCGTCTGGGTGCTACGATTGTTTACGTGACCCACGACCAGATCGAAGCCATGACCCTTGCCTCGCGCATCGCCGTGATGAAGGGTGGCATTTTGCAGCAGTTTGATACGCCTCAGCGCATTTATGAAAACCCCAACAACATGTTTGTAGCCGGTTTCATTGGCTCGCCGTCGATGAACTTCATCAATGCCCACCTGATCGAGGAAAACGGCCGCATCGCCGTTACCTTTGACAATGGTGGCCAGAACGTTGTGCTGCCCCTGCAGGATGACTGCCCGGAAAGCTACCGCGCCTGGATCGGCAAGGATGTTGTTTTCGGCATCCGTCCCGAAGCCCTGACCCACAAGCGTACCGGGTCAGACCAGCCGGGCAGCCAGTATGTCAATTTTGATGCCAAGGTCGAAGTTATCGAGCCGACCGGCGCCGATACCATGACGGTCATCAATCTGGGCGGCAAGGAAATCGTGGCGCGTGTCAGACCTGACAGGGCCACCAACCCCGGAGAAATGATGACATTCTCCGCGGACATGAATCAGATCAGTCTGTTCGATCCCACAACGGAAGTTCGGATATGA
- a CDS encoding methyl-accepting chemotaxis protein → MTTRARTKGAGIRLKLGASFGAMAALTAIAAIVGIVSIERIASSLNEVTHTSSVTSALQAADESSAIAVLASEMATNPQADIDNLSARAQDRMQTLDQATTGTDLAAEAEKLRPHLTSLINAATTRQKNDEQVKQNIKTLRDQHETFRKQVKQHIDDANSALVKSSNAVIGTASENLDRLISNEVGTLRTALTLQAEGNRVVGLLIEAANAATPDLLADLQARFDAASTHLKELGEQSAADDLKNITEALIGFGQGNNNIFAIRQNEITATTQSSAVFRNAREGLEAKLHQSYAELNQAIADAALPAEQGYQLKAMVAEAYALMVAGTAAETGEGANEFKKQFRSFYSENRKVPETIAPALAKPIGDFLKLGSTRGGLFDLRKQELDAIERAHTTWSRLANDRKTELLQTQAAFRDAILPVVNAADESLRAKSSSIQAQTQSDLGGLLNRDLASLITMARLEAAGNLAIGYQNQAAATTDLDTLGTLSDRLKDVAKTTTDLSGNLQNQTELVDAAKKLAAVETIITPQHDEITASEQAGTELGNVRKAVETMGVQGVATAAGKQARAVGEQSTQVIIQGRWALIAIGVVSLVLAGLLAWLYVGRGLIARLDRMRNAMDEIAHGNTAVTISDNGADEISNMSRTLEVFRNNAAEIQAASQREETQRLQAAEERKATLNAMADNFEQRIMSLASEIGTAAQAMYQSAESLGEHSTLSAERSDSAARATRETATSVETVAAAAEELMASIGEIRRQTAESSSIAKSTSQKAEESAHSVDQLNQLAIEIGDVITLISDIAEQTNMLALNATIEAARAGDAGKGFAVVANEVKHLADQTAKATADIESRVKAVQTATQSTRNEIKSISDTIGTLDDITASLSGAIEQQASATGEISQNAQAANATTQRAAEDVGQANRVVLETGEISRDVLSSARDLSERATNIQREVDAFLRDVRNA, encoded by the coding sequence ATGACGACACGGGCCCGCACCAAAGGTGCCGGCATTCGTTTGAAACTGGGGGCATCCTTTGGCGCCATGGCCGCATTGACCGCCATCGCAGCCATTGTCGGCATCGTCTCCATCGAACGAATTGCATCCTCACTTAACGAAGTTACCCATACCTCGTCGGTTACCTCGGCCTTGCAGGCCGCCGATGAAAGCAGCGCCATTGCCGTTCTGGCATCTGAAATGGCAACCAACCCGCAGGCAGATATCGATAATTTATCCGCTCGCGCACAGGATCGGATGCAAACGCTTGATCAGGCAACAACCGGCACCGACCTTGCCGCTGAAGCCGAAAAACTGCGCCCGCATCTGACATCGTTGATAAACGCGGCCACCACCCGCCAGAAAAACGACGAGCAGGTAAAACAGAACATCAAAACCCTTCGGGACCAACACGAAACGTTCCGCAAGCAGGTTAAACAGCATATTGATGATGCCAATAGCGCCCTGGTCAAAAGCAGCAACGCTGTTATTGGCACCGCCAGCGAAAACCTTGACCGTCTGATTTCCAACGAAGTCGGCACATTGCGCACGGCACTGACCCTGCAGGCAGAAGGCAACCGCGTTGTCGGGCTGCTGATCGAAGCGGCAAATGCCGCAACACCCGACCTTCTTGCAGACCTGCAGGCGCGTTTCGATGCCGCCAGCACCCACCTGAAGGAACTTGGTGAACAATCGGCTGCGGATGACCTGAAAAACATCACGGAAGCCCTGATTGGTTTTGGGCAGGGTAACAACAACATCTTTGCCATCCGCCAAAACGAAATTACGGCAACAACCCAATCAAGCGCCGTCTTCCGCAATGCCCGCGAAGGGCTGGAAGCCAAACTTCACCAGTCCTATGCCGAGCTAAACCAGGCCATTGCCGATGCGGCCCTGCCCGCAGAACAGGGATACCAACTTAAGGCCATGGTGGCCGAGGCCTATGCACTGATGGTGGCAGGAACAGCGGCGGAAACAGGGGAAGGCGCAAACGAATTTAAAAAACAGTTCCGCAGTTTTTACAGCGAGAACCGGAAGGTTCCGGAAACCATCGCCCCTGCTCTTGCCAAGCCAATTGGCGATTTTTTAAAGCTGGGCAGCACCCGGGGCGGGCTGTTTGATTTACGCAAACAGGAACTTGATGCCATCGAACGCGCACATACAACCTGGTCCCGGCTGGCAAATGACCGCAAAACCGAACTGCTGCAAACACAGGCCGCCTTTCGCGATGCCATATTGCCAGTCGTTAACGCCGCCGATGAAAGCCTGCGGGCAAAATCATCCAGCATTCAGGCCCAAACCCAGTCCGATCTTGGTGGTCTTTTAAACCGTGACCTTGCATCCCTGATCACGATGGCGCGGCTGGAAGCAGCTGGAAACCTTGCCATCGGTTACCAAAACCAGGCTGCCGCAACAACGGACCTTGATACCCTGGGCACGCTTTCAGATCGCCTGAAGGATGTTGCGAAAACCACCACTGATCTTTCTGGCAATTTGCAAAACCAGACGGAGCTGGTTGATGCGGCCAAAAAACTGGCGGCAGTTGAAACGATTATCACGCCACAACATGATGAAATCACCGCCAGCGAACAGGCTGGCACGGAACTGGGCAATGTTCGCAAAGCGGTTGAGACAATGGGCGTGCAGGGTGTTGCAACTGCCGCAGGCAAACAGGCGCGCGCCGTTGGTGAACAATCAACGCAGGTGATTATTCAGGGGCGCTGGGCATTGATTGCCATTGGCGTTGTATCGCTGGTTCTTGCCGGGCTTCTGGCATGGCTTTATGTCGGCCGTGGTCTGATTGCCCGGTTGGATCGCATGCGCAACGCGATGGACGAAATTGCCCATGGCAACACCGCCGTCACCATTTCCGATAACGGGGCCGATGAAATTTCCAATATGAGCCGCACATTGGAAGTTTTCCGCAATAACGCCGCCGAAATACAGGCCGCCAGCCAACGCGAAGAAACCCAGCGCCTGCAGGCTGCCGAAGAACGCAAGGCAACCCTTAATGCGATGGCTGATAACTTTGAACAGCGCATTATGTCACTTGCCAGCGAGATCGGTACAGCCGCACAGGCAATGTACCAATCCGCCGAAAGCCTGGGTGAACACAGCACGCTAAGTGCCGAACGATCAGACAGTGCCGCCAGGGCCACCCGCGAAACAGCAACATCGGTTGAAACGGTTGCTGCCGCTGCCGAAGAACTTATGGCATCGATTGGTGAAATTCGCCGCCAAACCGCTGAATCCAGCAGCATCGCCAAATCCACCTCGCAAAAGGCCGAAGAATCAGCCCACAGCGTGGACCAGCTTAACCAGCTTGCCATCGAAATTGGCGATGTGATTACCCTGATTTCCGATATTGCCGAACAAACCAATATGCTTGCGCTCAATGCCACCATCGAGGCCGCCCGCGCCGGTGATGCTGGCAAGGGTTTTGCCGTGGTTGCCAACGAAGTCAAACATCTGGCCGATCAAACAGCAAAGGCAACAGCCGATATCGAAAGCCGGGTCAAGGCGGTTCAGACCGCGACACAATCAACCCGGAACGAAATCAAATCCATCAGCGATACGATTGGCACCCTTGATGACATCACCGCCAGTCTTTCAGGCGCGATAGAACAGCAGGCATCGGCCACCGGCGAAATTTCGCAAAATGCCCAGGCAGCAAATGCCACAACGCAACGCGCGGCCGAGGATGTTGGCCAGGCCAATCGTGTTGTTCTGGAAACCGGTGAAATATCGCGTGATGTGCTTTCTTCTGCCCGTGACCTAAGCGAACGGGCAACTAACATCCAGCGCGAAGTTGATGCCTTCCTGCGTGATGTGCGTAACGCCTGA
- a CDS encoding sensor histidine kinase has translation MATVNPRWYKPRTLGGRIFLIMMIGGVIIATLASMASLYIIDRSERISRAYTLGFTIRELVLIAENPELRGNARNVGAQDGLHVEILPAQEVESLLLYSRPAQHIAMPVRLGDAGWPTAVKVHFRHGRLSAEQRDVIEQAKSPSLFFAQLSREIARLGLKAQIELTLPSGRRMMLSHAQLWSDYATPSVVFIMFVVGVIAVLAVFAALADLLAGPFKTLASAIRKNGDEVEGDPVEERGPVEARSMAEAYNALRFRIARMLEDRTRMLAAISHDLRTPSTRLRLRAEFIDNDELRETVLRDLDEMDELLSDALDFLGDWIHKEEERTVDFTSVLEAICDDYADLGRPVTFEGPKPLTFNLVNTVFGSKNEEAHSFGDKRSIRLTCRAGTLRRAFTNLINNALKYGHRAYVSLDATADEVIVMIHDEGPGIPEDEQDKVFLPFYRVEGSRARSTGGSGLGLSIVRTVIDAHEGQISLNNLPRRGLQVIVRLPRKVQMQAPSGV, from the coding sequence GTGGCAACGGTAAATCCTCGCTGGTATAAACCCAGAACACTGGGTGGGCGCATTTTCCTGATCATGATGATTGGCGGGGTGATTATTGCAACCCTTGCCAGCATGGCGTCGCTTTACATTATTGACCGGTCCGAACGCATCAGTCGCGCCTATACGCTGGGTTTCACCATTCGTGAACTGGTGCTGATTGCGGAAAACCCGGAACTGCGTGGAAATGCCCGAAATGTGGGGGCGCAGGATGGCCTTCATGTGGAAATCCTGCCCGCACAGGAAGTTGAAAGCCTGCTGCTATATTCCCGCCCGGCACAACATATTGCGATGCCCGTTCGCTTGGGCGATGCTGGCTGGCCAACGGCGGTAAAGGTCCATTTCCGCCATGGCCGCCTGAGTGCAGAGCAACGTGATGTTATTGAGCAGGCCAAAAGCCCCAGCCTGTTTTTCGCCCAGCTATCCCGTGAAATTGCCCGCCTTGGCCTGAAAGCCCAAATAGAACTGACCCTTCCTTCCGGCCGACGCATGATGCTGTCGCATGCCCAGTTATGGAGCGATTACGCAACGCCTTCTGTTGTGTTTATCATGTTTGTGGTTGGGGTGATTGCCGTACTGGCCGTGTTTGCCGCCCTGGCCGATTTGTTGGCCGGGCCGTTTAAAACACTGGCAAGCGCCATTCGCAAAAATGGCGATGAAGTTGAAGGCGACCCGGTTGAAGAACGTGGACCAGTAGAAGCCCGTTCGATGGCAGAAGCATATAATGCCTTGCGGTTTCGAATTGCCCGGATGCTGGAAGACCGCACTAGGATGCTTGCAGCCATTTCCCATGATTTGCGCACACCCAGTACACGCCTTCGCCTGCGTGCCGAATTTATTGATAACGATGAATTGCGTGAAACGGTGCTGCGCGACCTGGATGAAATGGATGAGCTGTTAAGCGACGCGCTGGATTTTCTGGGTGACTGGATTCACAAGGAAGAAGAACGCACCGTTGATTTTACGTCTGTGCTTGAGGCGATTTGCGATGATTACGCCGATCTGGGCCGCCCGGTAACCTTTGAAGGGCCAAAGCCGCTGACCTTTAATCTGGTCAATACGGTTTTTGGCAGCAAAAACGAAGAAGCCCATTCCTTTGGTGATAAACGCAGCATTCGCCTGACATGCCGGGCAGGGACGCTGCGCCGTGCCTTTACCAACCTGATCAACAATGCCCTGAAATACGGCCATCGCGCCTATGTAAGCCTGGATGCAACCGCCGATGAGGTGATTGTTATGATCCATGATGAAGGCCCCGGCATACCCGAAGATGAACAGGACAAGGTTTTCCTGCCTTTTTACCGGGTGGAGGGATCACGCGCGCGCAGTACCGGGGGCAGTGGCCTTGGCCTTTCCATTGTGCGTACCGTGATTGATGCCCATGAAGGTCAGATTTCACTTAACAATCTGCCCCGGCGTGGCCTGCAGGTGATTGTAAGGTTACCCCGGAAAGTGCAAATGCAGGCACCTTCCGGGGTTTGA
- a CDS encoding response regulator, producing the protein MNSRREPHILVVDDDQEIQKLLKKFLMQHGYRMTTVSDGTEMRKALRDWNIDLLILDIMLPGEDGFALCRDVRRTSKVPIIMLTAVGEDTDRILGLELGADDYLTKPFNPRELLARIRAIFRRAETGTTAEITENSAEKVRFGEWVLNLGSRELRDADDVVVHLSTGEFSLLRALVKHNKRPLSRDQLVDIVRGQSSIPFDRSIDIQISRLRRKIEKDAKNPKLIKTVRGIGYQFCADVVPA; encoded by the coding sequence CTGAATTCCCGTCGTGAACCCCATATTCTGGTTGTTGATGATGACCAGGAAATCCAGAAGCTGTTAAAAAAGTTTCTGATGCAGCATGGCTATCGCATGACAACGGTTTCGGATGGAACCGAAATGCGCAAAGCCCTGCGGGACTGGAATATCGACCTTTTGATCCTTGATATCATGCTGCCCGGCGAGGATGGTTTTGCGCTGTGCCGTGATGTGCGCCGCACGTCCAAAGTGCCGATTATCATGCTGACGGCAGTGGGCGAGGATACAGACCGTATCCTTGGCCTGGAACTTGGCGCGGATGATTATTTGACCAAGCCGTTTAATCCGCGCGAGCTGCTGGCACGTATCCGGGCCATTTTCCGGCGTGCTGAAACAGGTACGACAGCGGAAATTACCGAAAACAGTGCCGAAAAGGTGCGGTTCGGCGAGTGGGTGTTAAACCTTGGTTCGCGGGAATTGCGCGATGCCGATGATGTTGTCGTGCATCTTTCAACCGGTGAATTTTCACTGCTGCGTGCCCTGGTGAAACATAACAAGCGGCCTTTATCGCGTGATCAACTGGTTGATATTGTGCGCGGTCAAAGCTCGATCCCGTTTGATCGCAGCATCGATATTCAGATCAGCCGTCTTCGTCGCAAAATCGAAAAAGATGCCAAGAACCCCAAACTGATCAAAACCGTGCGCGGCATTGGCTATCAGTTTTGTGCCGATGTTGTCCCGGCTTGA
- a CDS encoding choice-of-anchor I family protein has protein sequence MRRSILMAGVAISGLLSACAGNGPSMEKGISLRSANEVAHTLNIAPLGEYRTHLFDEGGAEIVAYDEASKRAFVVNGGDKGIDILDISNPTNVSKLGTIALSQWGKAANSVAVHNGLVVAAVENTDKQAPGQAVFFDIDGNFKAAVQVGALPDMIKFTHDGKHVLVANEGEPNDAFDNDPEGSVAVISVPGDVTKITNANVRFARFDALNDKKLPNGMRTANPGTSSVAQDIEPEYIAISPDDRKAYVTLQENNAIAIIDIASASVSDVVGLGFKDHMVNAMDASNKDDAVRIKPWPVFGMYMPDTIAGIEIGGKNYYIIANEGDSRDYKGYSEEARVADLKLDPMAFPDAEKLQKKKNLGRLKVTTAQGDIDGDGDFDQLFSFGGRSFAVLDDQAAMIFDSGDQFEQYAGAYLPKDFNSNNTENGSFDDRSDDKGPEPEGAAAGYVNGVPYAFIGLERQGGFMVYDLTNPANPQFVTYHTDRNFDGDPEKDTAGELAPEGMLFIDAAHSPTGNAMLVVASEVSGSTKLYDLK, from the coding sequence ATGCGTCGTTCGATTTTGATGGCAGGCGTTGCCATTTCCGGTTTGCTTTCGGCCTGTGCGGGAAATGGACCGTCCATGGAAAAAGGCATCAGCCTTCGCAGTGCAAATGAAGTGGCCCATACCTTGAACATTGCGCCCCTTGGCGAATATCGTACCCATCTGTTTGACGAAGGTGGTGCTGAGATTGTTGCCTATGACGAAGCCAGCAAGCGCGCCTTTGTTGTGAATGGTGGCGATAAAGGCATTGATATTCTTGATATTTCAAACCCGACCAATGTTTCAAAGCTGGGAACCATTGCGCTGTCGCAATGGGGTAAGGCGGCAAACAGTGTTGCGGTTCATAACGGGCTGGTGGTTGCCGCGGTTGAAAATACCGACAAACAGGCACCGGGCCAGGCTGTATTTTTTGACATTGACGGTAATTTCAAAGCTGCCGTTCAGGTTGGCGCCTTGCCCGACATGATCAAATTCACCCATGATGGCAAACACGTACTGGTTGCCAATGAAGGTGAACCAAACGATGCCTTTGATAATGACCCGGAAGGCAGCGTTGCAGTAATTTCCGTGCCCGGTGATGTGACGAAAATTACCAATGCCAATGTTCGTTTTGCCCGTTTTGACGCGCTGAATGATAAAAAGCTGCCAAATGGCATGCGCACTGCAAACCCCGGTACATCCAGCGTTGCACAGGATATCGAGCCGGAATATATCGCCATCAGCCCGGACGACCGTAAGGCCTATGTCACCTTGCAGGAAAACAATGCCATTGCGATTATCGATATCGCATCGGCCAGTGTCAGTGATGTGGTTGGTCTTGGGTTTAAGGACCACATGGTTAATGCCATGGATGCCAGCAACAAGGATGATGCGGTTCGCATCAAACCCTGGCCGGTCTTTGGCATGTATATGCCCGACACCATTGCCGGTATCGAAATTGGTGGTAAAAATTATTACATCATCGCCAATGAAGGGGATTCCCGCGATTATAAGGGCTATAGCGAAGAAGCCCGTGTTGCCGACCTGAAGCTGGACCCGATGGCGTTTCCCGATGCTGAAAAGCTTCAGAAAAAGAAAAATCTGGGCCGTTTGAAGGTAACCACGGCGCAGGGTGATATTGATGGCGATGGTGACTTTGACCAGCTTTTCAGCTTTGGTGGCCGGTCATTTGCGGTGCTTGATGATCAGGCAGCTATGATTTTTGATAGCGGTGACCAGTTTGAACAATATGCTGGTGCCTATCTGCCCAAGGATTTCAATTCCAACAATACCGAAAATGGCAGCTTTGACGACCGTTCCGATGACAAAGGCCCGGAACCGGAAGGTGCGGCCGCAGGTTATGTGAATGGCGTGCCCTATGCCTTTATCGGGTTGGAACGCCAGGGCGGATTTATGGTCTATGATTTGACCAATCCGGCAAACCCGCAATTTGTGACCTATCACACCGATCGTAATTTTGATGGTGACCCGGAAAAGGATACTGCCGGTGAACTGGCACCGGAAGGCATGCTGTTTATTGATGCCGCCCACAGCCCGACGGGCAATGCCATGCTGGTGGTTGCATCCGAAGTATCGGGCAGCACCAAGCTTTATGACCTGAAATAA